Within the Bradyrhizobium cosmicum genome, the region GACTTGAGCACTTCGTCGCGCACGAAGCCGAAGGCGCGGCGGACATCGAGGCCCGGCGTCGTCAGATGCTTCGACAGCGCGACGGTAAAGGGACTGTTGGCGCCGTCGCCGTCCTGCGCCGTGAAGCCGGCCTTGGCCGAATAGGCAATCAGCGTGTTCGGGCTGGTCGGCTCGACCTGGGCGAGGCCACGGCCGATGCCGCGCGAGGCGATCGTGCGCCGCATGGTCTTGCCGAAGGGATTGTCGCGGCAGGCATCCAGGATCACCAGGCGAAGCTGCTTGGCCGGCTCGACCGCGACCAGGACGCGGTCGAGCGAGAGCGCCTCGTCGAAAACGTCGGTGTCGCGCTCGAGCCTGGCATCAACCGGGATCAGATAGTTCGAGCCTTCGACCTCGATGCCGTGCCCGGCATAATAGACCACGGCGATGTCGGCACCGCGGGTTGCATCAGCGAATTCGCGCAGCACACGCCGCGTGTCCAACGCCGACAGATCGTGCCGGGAATCGACGATGTCGAAGCCGGCCTCTTTCAGGGTCCTCGCCATCACCGAACCGTCGTTGACGGGATTGGTGAGCGACGGCGCGTGCTGATAGGCCGAATTGGCGATGACCAGCGCGACGCGCTTTCCGGCGAACGCGGGCCCGGCGCCGAACAGCAGCGCGGCAGCGAGGAGGAGCGGGCAAAGTCTGAGCAAATTGCGCATGACACGACTTCCACGAGTTCAGGGCAGTTCAAGCCCCTTTGGGACCGCTTTAGCAAAACCCACCGCCGGCGCTTGTGATGGAGGTCACGAAGGCGGCGCCGGCGACTGGCCGAAAGACCCCTTTGGTTTGTCGCGCCAGCCCGGTCGGGGTTCGCCGGGACATGGGCGTGTGGGCCGGGTTCCCGTCAGGCATCCCCGATATGCCCCCGATATTGCGGCAGGTCGTCCGTGATCTCATGCCAGGGCGCTTTCGAGCCCACGAAAATATGGGCGCTCGGCCGGATCGAGGGGGCATCGACCAGGGTTCCCATGGCGACATGGACCCATTTCCCGTCGCGCACCCGGGAATAAAGCAGCGAGCCGCAGCGGGCACAGTGCGCATCATGGGTGGTGGCGTCACCGTAGATGAGGCGCTGGTCCTCACCCCGGACGAGACGGAGCTGGTCCTGCACAATTCCGGCGAAGGGCTTGAAGGCGGAGCCGGTGGTGCGGCGGCAATTCGAACAGTGGCAGTTCATCGCGTAGGAAAACGCATCGGCCACCTCATAGCGCACGGCGCCGCAATAGCATTCGCCGGTGAGGATGCGAGCGTTCGAATTTTCTGATCCGGTCATGGCGACGCCTTGGCGCAAATGGCTGACACAACCATAGCGCATTCTGATGTCTACGACTAAGTTCGCCCCAATCCATCAGCCAAAGGGAGGACCCATGAGCCAGAATCGTTCAAGCGTCGAAGCCGTCGTGCAAAGCTATTTCGACGGACTCTACGAGGGCGATGCCGAAAAGCTCGGCGCCATCTTCCACCCCTCCGCCGATTTGCGCTGGGTCGAGAAGGGCGAGCTTCAGGTGCTGACCGTGCCGGATTGGCTCGACCGCGTGCGCAAGCGCCCCTCCGGCAAGGCCGAAGGCAAGCCGCGCGAGGATTTCATTGTCACCATCGACCGCTCCGACGACAAGACCGCTTTCATCAAAGTCCGCTGCCAGCTGCCACCGCGTTTCTTCACCGACTATCTGGTGGCGATGAAGCTCGCGGACGGCTGGCAGATCGTGTCGAAGTCGTATCGGTATGACCTGAAGGAGTGAGGGGGCGCCTCTTCGCTCTGCCCGCAGTTTCGGACGCTCTGTCCATATCCTCCGTCATTGCGAGCGCAGCGAAGCAATCCAGAATCTTTCCCCAGAGACAGGCTGGATTGCTTCGCTGCGCTCGCAATGACGATGTCTGAAAGCTCCCCATGCCTCTCGACCGCCGTTCCCTGCTCGCCTCGCTGTGCTGGATGGCCGCTTCTCCCGTGCTCGCCGCGGACGCGCTACCCGAACTCGAATCCTACGAGCGCGACAGCGGCGGGCGGATTGGACTCTATGCCGAGAACCTTGCGACCGGCGCAAAGCTGAGCTGGCGGGCCGATGAGCGCTTCGTCATGTGCTCGACCTTCAAGGCCTCGCTTGCGGCTTGCGTGCTGGCGCGAGTCGATCGCGGCGAGGAGCACCTTGCGGCCATGATCCCTTATGGCAAGGCCGACCTGCTGGACTACGCGCCAGTCGCCAAGCAAAACCTCGCGACCGGCAGGATGTCGGTCGCCGAGATGTGCAAGGCGATCGTCGAGCTCAGCGACAACACCTGCGCCAATTTGCTGCTGGCGCGGATCGGCGGGCCCGCCGCGCTCACGACGTTCTGGCGATCGCTCGGCGACGCCACCTCGCGGCTCGACCATAATGAGCCCGAGCTCAACCGCTCGCCGCCCGGCAATCCCCACGACACCACGACGCCGGCGGCGATGGCCGGCAATCTGCGGCGGCTGGTGACGGGCGAGGCATTGTCACCGGCCTCGCGCGCGCAGCTCACCGAATGGATGGTGGGCTGCAAGACCGGCGCGAACCGGCTGCGCGGCGGCCTGCCGGCGAACTGGACAATCGGCGACAAGACCGGCAACAACGGCAAGGATGCATCGGGCGACATCGCGGTGGTCTGGCCCAACACCAGTCCGGATACGCCGATCCTGATCGCGGCCTATACCCAGGGCGGCGCCCCCAACGCCGCGCAGATCGAGGCCGTGTTCGCGCGGATCGGACGCATGGTAGCCGAGCGGCTGGCGTGAGCCGGCCGCATTGACCTTGCGGGCGCTTCCGGGTCAAGACAGACCATCATGGAAGTGAAGTTTCAGATCTTTCTCATCCTGCTCGCCGTGCTGGCCGGCACGGCGCTCGCCGCACGCCGCTTCAACGTCGCGCCCGCCATCCTCCTGATGCTCGTGGGCGTCGGCCTCGCCTTCGTGCCGGGCATGCCGCCGGTTGAGTTGCCGCCGGCATTGGTGCTGCTATTGGTGCTGCCGCCGCTGATCTACTCGGCAAGCGTCGCCATGAGCTGGCGTGAGTTCAGGAACAACCTTCGCCCGATCGTGCTGCTCGCGGTCGGCGCGGTGATCTTCACCGCGGCGATGGTGGCGGCCGCCACGCATTATCTGATCGGCCTGCCCTGGACCATCGGCTTCCTGCTCGGGGCCATCGTCGCGCCGCCCGACGTGGTGGCGCCGCTCGCGATCGCGCGCCGGCTGCACATGCCGCGCCGGATCCTGGTCATCCTCGAGGGCGAAGGGCTCGCCAACGACGCCACCGCGCTGATCCTCTACCGTTTTGCGCTCGCCGCCATCATGGTCGGGCATTTCTCGCTGCCGCTCGCGGCCGGCGAGTTCGTGCTGATCGTCGCCGGCGAGATCGCCTTTGGCATCGGCGTCGGCTGGCTCTCCCTGCGCCTCCGCAAATGGGCGAAAGATCAGCAGATCGAGCTGACGTTGTCGCTGATCACGCCCTACGTCTCCTACTGGCTGCCCGAGCATGTCGGCGGCTCCGGGGTGATCGCAACGGTGGCCTGCGGGCTCTATGTGAGCTGGAACGGCCCGCTGCTGATCTCGTCGGCGACGCGCCTGCAGGGCATCTTCTTCTGGGACCTCGTGATCTACCTGATCGAAGGCCTGCTGTTCCTGCTCACCGGCTTCCAGATGCGCGCGCTCTACGAGAAGTCCAAGGCATTTCCGCTCGACGACATCATGATCGCAACCGCCGTGGTCATGGTCGTCATCGTCCTCGCGCGCTTTGCCTGGCTTTACCCGGCGATCTATCTGCCGCGCATTCTCAGCATGTCGCTGCGCAAGCGCGATCCGTCGCCGCCATGGCAATGGGCATTTACCCTCGCCTTCACCGGCGTGCGTGGCGCGGTGTCGCTCGCGGCCGCGCTGGCGCTGCCGTTCACGCTGCCGGGCGGCGAAGCCTTCCCGTATCGCGACCTGATCCTGTTCGTCGCCTTCGGTGTCATCTTCATCACGCTGATCGGCGTCGGCCTGACGCTGCCGCCGGTGGTGCGCTGGCTCGGCATCGCCGAAGCCGGCCGCAACGAACATGTCGCCGAGCACGAAGCCGAGATCGCGGCGCGGCGCCGGGCCCTCGACGCCGCGCTGAAGTCGCTCGAAGCGTTCACCGCGAAAAAGGACATCTCCGACGAGGTGATGCGACTCCTGCGCGCGCGCCACGAAATTCGCTTCAGCCAGCTTCCCGATTCGCTCGATCCCGCCCACCACGACGTCTCCGCCGCAGGCACCGCGCTGACCCGCGAGCTGATCGCCGCCGAACGCAAATTCATCCATGACCTCCTGCGCGACGGCCAGATCACCGACGAAACAAGGCGCCGGATCGAGCGGGATCTTGATCTGGAGGAGGCGAGCCTCGCGAACCGCGAGTATCAGGGAGCGCCGCTGTAGCCTTCCGTTGCGATCTACCGCTTTTCGCAGAACTCTCCGACCGCCGCGGCCACCGCTCCTGCGATCAGCTCATGCCGCTCCGATGAGTTCAACGCCATTTCCTCGTCGCGGTTGATGATGGAGCCGGCTTCGAGCAGCACAGCGGCGCTGCGCGTTTGCGACAGCACGACGAGGCCGTCATAGCGGTAGACGCCGACATCCTTGTCGAGCAACTGGCGCCGGTAGCGGCCCATCACCGGCAAGGTGTACTGGCTGGCATAGCGCAGGCCCTGTTCCTTCAACTGCCGTCCGATGATCCGGGCCAGCGTCAGGCTGGTGGTGAAGTGTGGATTGCGCTCGGATACGAACAAGGAATGGCCGGAGAAGCGATCGCTGAAATAGCTCTTTGCGCCGTCGAATTCCCAGATATCGAGCAGCTTGTCCGGCACCGAGTCGTGATGGATCGACAGGAATAGATCGGCCCGGCCGTCATTCGCGGCGCTGACGCGCTTGACGAGGCTCGCCTTGGCCTTGCCGTCCGTGACGAGCAGGCGGGTGGCCGCAAAGCCCTCGGACTTGAGCTTCGCCGCGACGAGCCTTGCAAGACGGAAGTTGAAGCCGAATTCCGGATCGTTGCGCGCGCTCAACGCGCCGTAGGATTCCGGGGTGTGCCCGACATCAAGGACGATCCGGAATTTCGGCGGTTCGCACCTGGCCTGTGTTTCCGGCGGCTTCGATCTCGCCTTTGCAGCCTTCCGCATCCCGGCCGCCTGGCTATCGTCGACGGAGGAGAGCAGAAGCGGGACCAGCGAGACAGCGACAGCGGCGATGGTGCGCCACGGCTTCCTCACACCGGCCGCTCCCCCTTCACCGTCACGCGCGTCCCCGAGCGCGTGTGCGGCCAGTAGTCCCACATCGCGCGGTGCTGGGTGCAGCGGTTGTCCCAGAAGGCGATGGCGTTCTCGGTCCAGCGGAAGCGGCACTGGAACAGCGGGTTCTCGGCGTGCTGGTAGAGGTAGGCGAGCATCGCGTCGCTTTCGTCGCGCGGGATGCCGTTGATGTGGCGGGTGAAGCCGCGGTTGACGTAGAGCGCCTTCATGCCCGTGACCGGATGCGTGCGCACCACGGGATGCTCGGCATTCGGATAGGAGGGACGGTCGGCGACGCCGTAATTGGCGTAGAGCCCGCGATAGATCGGCTCGCCGTCATGCAGTGCGGTCAGCCCGTCGAGATAGGCCTTCATGCGATCCGACAGCGCCTCATAGGCCGCATACATGTTGGCGAACAGCGTGTCGCCTCCGCGCGGCGGGCACTGCTTGATGTAGAGGATCGAGCCCATCGGTGGCTCGAGATCGCAGGACACATCCGAATGCCAGCCCTCGCCATTGGCACGCGGCGAGTTCTTGTCGGCGTAGATCTTCATCAGCGCGGGGTCTTCGTCCTCATGCGGCGCGGCGGGATGAAAATGCAGCTCACCGAACTTGCGGCCGAAGGCGAGATGCTGCTGCGGCGTGATGTGCTGATCGCGGAAGAAGATGACGAGGTTTTCGGCGAGCGCGCGGTGAATCTCGTCCATCTGCCGGTTCGAGCGCGAATCGTCGGAGACGAGCCTGCCGAGGTCAACGCCGGTGATTTCCGCGCCGATGATGGGGGTGAGCTTCTCGACCGCGATCGTTTCATAGGGCGCGCCGCCTTCGGCCGTGTGGCGGTAGCGCGGGCCCTGCTTGCCGGCGAGTGAGCTCATGGCATGTCTCCCGATCGTTTTGATTGGGAGGCATCGTAGCAATGTAGGGCAGGTTAGCGAAGCGTAACCCGCCACTTCGCACGCGCAAAAAATAAGGCGGGTTACGCTAAGCTAACCCGCCCTACGATTTCGATATTTGTAGGCGTTTACTCCGCCGCGGTCACCGGCACCTTGGCGCCCTGGCCGTAGCGCTGGTCGATGTAGTCGATCACCAGCGCCTTGAAGTCGGCGGAGATCGTGGGTCCGCGCAGCGTACGGAACTTCTTGCCGTCGACGAAGACGGGCGCGGCCGGGGCTTCGCCGGTGCCGGGCAAGGAGATGCCGATATTGGCGTGCTTGGATTCGCCGGGGCCGTTGACGATGCAACCCATCACCGCGACGTTGAGCTCTTCCACGCCGGGATATTTCGTCTTCCAGCCCGGCATCTCGTCACGGATGAATGCCTGGATCGAGCTGGCCAGTTCCTGGAACGTGGTGGACGTGGTGCGGCCGCAGCCGGGGCAGGCCGCAACCAGCGGCACGAAGGTGCGGAAGCCCATCGTCTGCAGCAGTTCCTGGCCGACCTGCACCTCGCGGGTGCGGTCGCCGCCGGGCTCCGGCGTCAGCGAGATGCGGATGGTGTCGCCGATACCCTGCTGCAACAGGATACCGAGCGCGGCCGAGGAGGCCACGATGCCCTTGGTGCCCATGCCGGCTTCGGTGAGGCCGAGATGGATGGCATAGTCCGACCGCGCCGCGAGATCCTGGTACACCGCAATGAGATCCTGCACCGCCGAGACCTTGGCTGAGAGGATGATGCGATTCTTCGGCATGCCGAGCTCTTCGGCGCGCGCCGCCGAGAGCAGTGCTGACTGCACCATGGCCTCGCGCGTCACCGCACGGACGTCGCGCGGATTGGCGGATGCGGCGTTCTCGTCCATCAGCTTGGTCAGCAGCTCCTGGTCGAGGGAGCCCCAATTGGCGCCGATGCGCACCGGCTTGTCGTTCTTGTTCGCGATCTCGATGATGTCGCCGAACTGGGTGTCGCGCTTGTCCTTGAAGCCGACATTGCCCGGATTGATGCGGTACTTGGCGAGAGCCTCGGCGCAGGCCGGATAGGCCGCAAGCAGCTTGTGGCCGATATAGTGGAAGTCGCCGATCAGGGGTGTGGTGATGCCACGCTTGAGCAGGCCGTCTCGGATGTGCGGGACGGCGGCAGCGGCCTCCTCGCGGTCCACGGTGATGCGGACCATTTCGGAGCCGGCGCGCGCGAGCGCTGCGACCTGGGCGATGGTGCCGTCGATATCGGCGGTGTCGGTGTTGGTCATCGACTGCACGACGATCGGCGCACCGCCGCCGACGGCGACGTCGCCGACCTTGACCTGGGTCGTCTGGTGCCTGGGCGCCGGGCCCGCGATATCGGAATCGATGGGGTTTTCGAGCTTGTTCATGGGGTCCAAATATCAGGTTTTGGTGACGTTCAGCAATGCATCACGAGGCGCCGCAGCCGTTTGGCTCGGACGGTTAACCAGAAAAAGCCCAGCAATTACAAGGACGGCTGCTGCCCCGAAGGCCAGGCTCAGGTGATCGTGCATGATGAAATAGCTACCCACCACGCCAAACAAAGGGGTGATAAAGGTAAAAGCCGACAATTTGCTGGCCGAATAGGTCTTCACCAGCGCGAACCAAAGCGTGAACGTGGTTCCAACCACCCAGATCGCCTGGAACGCCATCAGGCCGATCGACTGGGGCGACGGGGTATGGCTGATGGTCTCGCCGAACAGATACGCCGCCAGTCCCAGGATCGGGATCGAGGTCGCAACCTGGTAGCCCAGCGCCTTCTCCGGCGCGGCGAAGCGAAGGCTGGTGCCCTTGGCGACCAGCGTCGTCGCCGCCCACAATCCGGCGCCGGCGACGATCATGAGGTCGCCGAGCAGGACGTGGGAATCGACATTGGCCTGCGGCACGCCGATCGCCAGCGCGACGCCGGCAAAGCTGATCGCCAGTCCAAGCCATTGCGTGCTGCCAAGGCGCTCGCCGAGCACCTGGTAGGAGCCGAGCGCGACGAAGAACGGCGCGGTGTAGAGAAACACCACCGCGCGCGAGGCGGAGGTCAGGCGCAACCCCTGAAAGATCAGCACGAATTCGATGCCGAACATCAGCCCCGCGACCAGGCCCGGCTTCCATGTGCCGTCGCGCTCGAAGAATTTGACGCCGCGCAGGCTGCCGATGATGAACAACACAGGCAGCGCGCCCATCGAGCGAAACATCGCCTGGAGCATCGGCGGAATATCCGGAAGCACCAGCTTCACCGCGATCTGGTTGAAGGCCCAGGTCAGGCACAGCATGAGCATCAGGGCGATGGCGCCAGCACTGAGGGGGCGACCGGCGGACGGCGTGGCTTGAGGTGAGGACATCTCTTCCCGAAATCCGGCTTCGCGCCG harbors:
- a CDS encoding GFA family protein, which gives rise to MTGSENSNARILTGECYCGAVRYEVADAFSYAMNCHCSNCRRTTGSAFKPFAGIVQDQLRLVRGEDQRLIYGDATTHDAHCARCGSLLYSRVRDGKWVHVAMGTLVDAPSIRPSAHIFVGSKAPWHEITDDLPQYRGHIGDA
- a CDS encoding nuclear transport factor 2 family protein, whose protein sequence is MSQNRSSVEAVVQSYFDGLYEGDAEKLGAIFHPSADLRWVEKGELQVLTVPDWLDRVRKRPSGKAEGKPREDFIVTIDRSDDKTAFIKVRCQLPPRFFTDYLVAMKLADGWQIVSKSYRYDLKE
- the bla gene encoding class A beta-lactamase codes for the protein MPLDRRSLLASLCWMAASPVLAADALPELESYERDSGGRIGLYAENLATGAKLSWRADERFVMCSTFKASLAACVLARVDRGEEHLAAMIPYGKADLLDYAPVAKQNLATGRMSVAEMCKAIVELSDNTCANLLLARIGGPAALTTFWRSLGDATSRLDHNEPELNRSPPGNPHDTTTPAAMAGNLRRLVTGEALSPASRAQLTEWMVGCKTGANRLRGGLPANWTIGDKTGNNGKDASGDIAVVWPNTSPDTPILIAAYTQGGAPNAAQIEAVFARIGRMVAERLA
- a CDS encoding Na+/H+ antiporter, translated to MEVKFQIFLILLAVLAGTALAARRFNVAPAILLMLVGVGLAFVPGMPPVELPPALVLLLVLPPLIYSASVAMSWREFRNNLRPIVLLAVGAVIFTAAMVAAATHYLIGLPWTIGFLLGAIVAPPDVVAPLAIARRLHMPRRILVILEGEGLANDATALILYRFALAAIMVGHFSLPLAAGEFVLIVAGEIAFGIGVGWLSLRLRKWAKDQQIELTLSLITPYVSYWLPEHVGGSGVIATVACGLYVSWNGPLLISSATRLQGIFFWDLVIYLIEGLLFLLTGFQMRALYEKSKAFPLDDIMIATAVVMVVIVLARFAWLYPAIYLPRILSMSLRKRDPSPPWQWAFTLAFTGVRGAVSLAAALALPFTLPGGEAFPYRDLILFVAFGVIFITLIGVGLTLPPVVRWLGIAEAGRNEHVAEHEAEIAARRRALDAALKSLEAFTAKKDISDEVMRLLRARHEIRFSQLPDSLDPAHHDVSAAGTALTRELIAAERKFIHDLLRDGQITDETRRRIERDLDLEEASLANREYQGAPL
- a CDS encoding N-acetylmuramoyl-L-alanine amidase encodes the protein MRKAAKARSKPPETQARCEPPKFRIVLDVGHTPESYGALSARNDPEFGFNFRLARLVAAKLKSEGFAATRLLVTDGKAKASLVKRVSAANDGRADLFLSIHHDSVPDKLLDIWEFDGAKSYFSDRFSGHSLFVSERNPHFTTSLTLARIIGRQLKEQGLRYASQYTLPVMGRYRRQLLDKDVGVYRYDGLVVLSQTRSAAVLLEAGSIINRDEEMALNSSERHELIAGAVAAAVGEFCEKR
- a CDS encoding TauD/TfdA dioxygenase family protein, which produces MSSLAGKQGPRYRHTAEGGAPYETIAVEKLTPIIGAEITGVDLGRLVSDDSRSNRQMDEIHRALAENLVIFFRDQHITPQQHLAFGRKFGELHFHPAAPHEDEDPALMKIYADKNSPRANGEGWHSDVSCDLEPPMGSILYIKQCPPRGGDTLFANMYAAYEALSDRMKAYLDGLTALHDGEPIYRGLYANYGVADRPSYPNAEHPVVRTHPVTGMKALYVNRGFTRHINGIPRDESDAMLAYLYQHAENPLFQCRFRWTENAIAFWDNRCTQHRAMWDYWPHTRSGTRVTVKGERPV
- the ispG gene encoding flavodoxin-dependent (E)-4-hydroxy-3-methylbut-2-enyl-diphosphate synthase, which encodes MNKLENPIDSDIAGPAPRHQTTQVKVGDVAVGGGAPIVVQSMTNTDTADIDGTIAQVAALARAGSEMVRITVDREEAAAAVPHIRDGLLKRGITTPLIGDFHYIGHKLLAAYPACAEALAKYRINPGNVGFKDKRDTQFGDIIEIANKNDKPVRIGANWGSLDQELLTKLMDENAASANPRDVRAVTREAMVQSALLSAARAEELGMPKNRIILSAKVSAVQDLIAVYQDLAARSDYAIHLGLTEAGMGTKGIVASSAALGILLQQGIGDTIRISLTPEPGGDRTREVQVGQELLQTMGFRTFVPLVAACPGCGRTTSTTFQELASSIQAFIRDEMPGWKTKYPGVEELNVAVMGCIVNGPGESKHANIGISLPGTGEAPAAPVFVDGKKFRTLRGPTISADFKALVIDYIDQRYGQGAKVPVTAAE
- a CDS encoding DMT family transporter is translated as MSSPQATPSAGRPLSAGAIALMLMLCLTWAFNQIAVKLVLPDIPPMLQAMFRSMGALPVLFIIGSLRGVKFFERDGTWKPGLVAGLMFGIEFVLIFQGLRLTSASRAVVFLYTAPFFVALGSYQVLGERLGSTQWLGLAISFAGVALAIGVPQANVDSHVLLGDLMIVAGAGLWAATTLVAKGTSLRFAAPEKALGYQVATSIPILGLAAYLFGETISHTPSPQSIGLMAFQAIWVVGTTFTLWFALVKTYSASKLSAFTFITPLFGVVGSYFIMHDHLSLAFGAAAVLVIAGLFLVNRPSQTAAAPRDALLNVTKT